A DNA window from Thalassospiraceae bacterium LMO-JJ14 contains the following coding sequences:
- a CDS encoding DUF502 domain-containing protein, producing MTPAEPEKGGDMDEGTVPHRPRMSLSQRLRAYLFAGVLVTAPIFITFYLAWLFVTFVDSKINPLIPAKYNPESYLPFAVPGLGLVVLIIALMLVGALTAGFFGRLWMRFSERILSQMPVIRNVYSAVKQILETVLAQQSNAFREAVLIEYPRRGMWAIGFLTGQTKGEVQNLTEEDCINVFLPTTPNPTSGFLLFVPKKDLVPLSMTVEDAIKMVISGGIVTPPDERPEAQRNTPVVSAQTYEDLDVLREKEGNPVLLAKNTRPGDRHESAKTPSDGKD from the coding sequence ATGACACCGGCGGAACCGGAAAAGGGTGGTGATATGGACGAAGGAACGGTGCCTCATCGGCCGCGGATGTCCCTGTCGCAACGCTTGAGGGCATATCTGTTTGCCGGTGTTCTGGTAACGGCACCGATCTTCATAACGTTTTATCTGGCATGGCTGTTCGTGACTTTTGTCGACAGCAAGATCAATCCGCTGATACCGGCCAAGTACAATCCGGAGTCTTATCTGCCGTTTGCGGTGCCGGGTTTGGGCCTTGTGGTCCTGATTATCGCCTTGATGCTGGTCGGTGCGCTGACCGCAGGTTTCTTCGGCCGGTTGTGGATGCGTTTTTCAGAGCGAATTTTGAGCCAGATGCCGGTGATCCGGAATGTGTATTCAGCGGTGAAGCAAATACTTGAAACCGTATTGGCGCAGCAATCGAACGCTTTTCGCGAAGCTGTACTGATCGAGTATCCGCGGCGCGGCATGTGGGCAATCGGCTTCCTGACCGGTCAGACGAAAGGCGAAGTCCAGAACCTGACGGAAGAAGACTGTATCAACGTGTTCCTGCCGACAACGCCGAACCCGACATCGGGGTTTCTGCTGTTTGTGCCAAAGAAGGATCTCGTGCCGCTGTCGATGACAGTCGAGGATGCGATAAAGATGGTTATTTCCGGTGGTATTGTGACGCCGCCCGATGAGCGTCCCGAGGCGCAGCGCAATACACCGGTCGTTTCCGCCCAGACTTATGAGGATTTGGATGTGCTTCGCGAGAAGGAAGGAAATCCGGTTCTACTGGCGAAAAATACCCGCCCGGGAGATCGCCATGAGAGTGCAAAAACGCCCAGTGACGGTAAGGACTGA
- a CDS encoding cyclic nucleotide-binding domain-containing protein, which yields MADILERRTLKSGDTVFREGEQGSSAYVVQSGEVVITRQQNGEEVELATIGVGGIFGEMALIDEQPRMATAKIKGGATIVTITKTMYQQKLKTTDPFIRALLRILVETVRNK from the coding sequence GTGGCTGATATTCTTGAGCGCCGGACGCTGAAATCCGGCGATACAGTATTCCGTGAGGGTGAACAGGGCAGCAGTGCCTATGTCGTCCAATCCGGGGAAGTGGTCATTACCCGCCAGCAGAATGGTGAAGAAGTGGAGTTGGCCACTATCGGTGTCGGCGGTATATTCGGCGAAATGGCGTTGATTGACGAACAACCGCGAATGGCAACGGCCAAAATTAAGGGCGGAGCAACGATCGTCACCATCACGAAGACGATGTATCAACAGAAGCTGAAAACGACGGATCCCTTTATCCGTGCCTTGCTGCGTATACTGGTCGAAACTGTCCGAAATAAATAA
- a CDS encoding NUDIX hydrolase, producing MTENTGREFPQRPLVGIGAVIVGHKGVVLIKRGKAPRLGSWSLPGGAQKIGETVHAAALREIQEETGLTAEIRGLVDVVDSITPDPDGRIKYHYTLVDLWATTDAVAEPIAGGDAADAQWFSLADLEGLQLWSETLRVIDKAHTLWQESHS from the coding sequence ATGACGGAGAACACAGGCCGCGAGTTTCCGCAGCGACCTCTCGTCGGCATCGGCGCGGTCATCGTCGGTCACAAGGGTGTCGTCCTGATCAAGCGAGGCAAAGCACCACGCTTAGGGAGCTGGAGTCTGCCCGGCGGCGCCCAGAAAATCGGTGAAACCGTCCATGCGGCGGCACTTAGGGAAATTCAGGAGGAAACCGGGCTGACGGCAGAAATCCGCGGACTGGTTGATGTTGTGGATTCAATTACCCCCGACCCGGATGGCCGCATCAAATATCACTATACCCTCGTCGATCTGTGGGCCACGACCGATGCCGTGGCGGAACCGATAGCCGGGGGCGACGCTGCGGATGCCCAATGGTTTTCACTGGCTGATCTCGAAGGCCTGCAATTGTGGAGCGAAACCTTACGGGTCATCGATAAGGCGCACACACTATGGCAAGAATCGCATTCGTGA
- a CDS encoding HlyD family type I secretion periplasmic adaptor subunit, translated as MADGSQVTEQNYAAPPGEPEKDRRKKIRRGDRQTRFLAQSVILEEGGSSGLIRGAMLTICIVILLFLGWSMVTNVDEVAVSSGEVIPSGQVQALQHLEGGIVKQILLEEGQLVEQGQVLIALDETAAVTELQKLEARRAGLEIRSERLRALGTGGVPDWSKVGSRYPNMLNDQQRIYEGSLEAFFSRQETIRKQIEQRRSDLQALDEREQTLTRTAEIFAEELEVREKLYKEGLTSKISYLDAKRSMNTARGELADLISERERASEAIKESQSRLDEIETDFREQALAELSESANELIQVEEALIQARDRVRRLKISAPVRGIIKGLKIHTIGGIIPPGEIITEIVPLDKELVIEAKIKPRDVGHVRIGQPVVVKVTTYDFARFGGITGELKDVSASTFLDEKGEPYYKGIIELDRNYVGHDPSQNRVMPGMTVQADIKTGKKTLFEYLLKPVYSSVSTAFRER; from the coding sequence ATGGCTGACGGATCGCAGGTTACCGAGCAGAATTATGCCGCGCCCCCGGGGGAACCGGAGAAAGACCGGCGTAAGAAAATTCGCCGCGGCGACCGCCAAACGCGTTTTCTGGCACAATCGGTTATTCTCGAAGAAGGTGGCAGTTCCGGGCTGATCCGGGGCGCAATGCTGACGATTTGCATTGTCATCTTGCTGTTTCTTGGCTGGTCGATGGTTACAAATGTCGATGAGGTTGCGGTCTCGTCCGGTGAAGTCATTCCGTCGGGGCAGGTGCAGGCGCTACAGCACCTCGAAGGCGGTATCGTTAAACAGATCCTTCTGGAAGAGGGGCAGCTGGTCGAACAGGGGCAGGTTTTGATCGCCCTTGATGAAACCGCCGCCGTTACCGAACTGCAAAAGCTGGAAGCTCGCCGCGCCGGTCTTGAAATACGCTCCGAACGGCTACGCGCGCTTGGTACGGGCGGCGTTCCAGATTGGTCCAAGGTCGGTAGCCGTTATCCCAATATGCTCAATGATCAGCAGCGTATTTACGAAGGCTCGCTGGAGGCGTTTTTCAGTCGCCAGGAAACGATCCGCAAACAGATTGAACAGCGTCGTTCCGATCTTCAGGCCCTCGATGAGCGGGAACAGACCCTGACGCGCACGGCGGAAATCTTCGCGGAAGAACTCGAAGTGCGGGAAAAACTCTACAAGGAAGGGCTGACATCGAAGATTTCATATCTCGACGCCAAACGCTCCATGAACACGGCGCGAGGTGAATTGGCGGATCTGATTTCCGAGCGTGAGCGGGCAAGTGAAGCGATCAAGGAATCGCAAAGCCGCCTTGATGAGATCGAAACAGACTTCCGCGAGCAGGCACTTGCGGAACTGAGCGAAAGTGCGAACGAACTCATCCAGGTTGAGGAAGCACTGATACAGGCTCGCGACCGGGTGCGCCGACTCAAAATATCTGCACCGGTCCGTGGTATTATCAAAGGTCTCAAAATTCACACCATCGGCGGCATTATTCCGCCGGGTGAAATTATTACGGAAATTGTGCCGCTTGATAAGGAACTGGTCATTGAAGCAAAAATCAAACCGCGCGATGTCGGCCATGTGCGGATCGGCCAGCCGGTGGTGGTGAAGGTCACGACCTATGACTTCGCCCGCTTTGGCGGCATTACCGGCGAGCTCAAGGATGTTTCCGCATCGACGTTCCTCGATGAAAAGGGTGAGCCCTATTACAAGGGGATCATCGAGCTTGATCGTAATTACGTGGGACACGACCCATCGCAGAACAGGGTGATGCCGGGTATGACAGTGCAGGCGGATATCAAGACCGGCAAGAAGACCTTGTTCGAATATCTTCTGAAACCTGTTTACAGCTCGGTATCGACGGCATTCCGCGAGCGGTAA
- a CDS encoding ABC transporter transmembrane domain-containing protein has translation MSGILSKIEALDDAEDGVVEPVDTAVDRVFGDRDSSSTKQPRIENRPRPPQARPAPSGQPSAAQSPGAAAAQPASGDERGVPMPPIEARKRPAAKRPESPSVAGSSARGPRPNVKMERETTPRTETPASKSAPASAPKVSPQTARKPAPAARQQPEKPPVQRAAQKPVQKPAQTQEERDALADKALAALQAPAKGGRVPPRLRKRKEQAVDAITPRKPKAAPKQPSAPAPAKPAASQPPPDDGRRRVGLPEKLQRKQQPAQPAAKAPPQAAARKAPPSPRTPQPAQPQARQPSAPPSPKVNAPGTAKTPHTPPPLPALPGVFEPLPKYEHTSPADGVPTAVTERAAMPPLPPAPPGGSGGDGGGEVPRPMPLPEQGPPAHSDPALASLKEATDLSICLLELLKALNWRGDKRHIAEALPHFTNELDITSFRNIMATLHYQSRPVKMRLTKIDPRLFPCLYLPEEGDAVILLSYEPDGLRVFDGGMNQERVMPRSEMRGTVYFFSPVDTDEIQSTQTKLGWFRAVTERFRALVYQTLGITFILNILALVTPLFVMAVYDKVVATGSLPTLAFFAFGVGIAIGCDIILRMIRSKIMAFIGARLDNIIGIAIFHKILFLPPTFTERATIGAQIARIKDFETIRDFFTGPMALVLFELPFVFIFIITIAALAGPVVFISVIMMACFFILGLIITPLLRHSVGRAARASSKKQELIVETLSGMRAVKYCGAEEKWMERFREYSATAALNSFYTAQLSALMQTISHVLMISAGLGTIIFGVFRVMNGDMSVGGLVASMILVWRVLAPLQTGFISLTRLTQVKSSIAQINNLMNIKGEREQHTLVNPIKQIEGFVTFARVSIRYSPDSDPALVGVSFDLEPGEVLCIVGGNGSGKSTALKLLAGMYAPQAGSIRIDNMDIRQMDTVELRHAVAYVPQTVQFFYGTIAQNLRLAHPTATDEDIYRACEMASVLDDVLALTQGSGKWKRDGFEVRIGDSSSGQMPTSLLQRLNLARGYLKRSPIMLFDEPGNGLDFASDQAFMKNVDRMRGDTTILMVTHRPSHLRLADKILWLEYGNVRAFGPAADVLKQMPKDFV, from the coding sequence ATGAGCGGTATACTCTCAAAAATCGAAGCACTGGATGACGCCGAAGACGGCGTTGTCGAGCCTGTCGATACCGCCGTAGACAGGGTCTTCGGTGACAGAGATAGCTCGTCCACAAAACAGCCACGCATTGAAAACAGACCACGGCCGCCGCAAGCCCGTCCGGCACCTTCCGGTCAACCGTCCGCAGCGCAATCGCCTGGGGCAGCTGCCGCTCAGCCCGCATCCGGCGATGAACGAGGCGTTCCCATGCCGCCGATCGAGGCACGCAAACGCCCTGCGGCCAAAAGACCGGAGTCGCCATCGGTTGCCGGAAGCTCAGCCAGAGGGCCACGTCCTAATGTAAAAATGGAACGCGAAACGACGCCAAGAACGGAAACACCGGCGTCGAAGTCCGCACCTGCTTCTGCTCCGAAAGTCAGCCCGCAAACCGCCCGCAAACCTGCCCCTGCTGCACGCCAACAGCCAGAGAAACCGCCCGTACAAAGAGCAGCACAAAAGCCCGTACAAAAGCCTGCGCAAACACAGGAAGAACGCGACGCCCTCGCTGACAAGGCCTTGGCTGCGCTTCAGGCACCGGCCAAGGGAGGGCGCGTGCCGCCCCGCCTGCGTAAACGCAAAGAACAGGCTGTTGACGCAATAACACCGCGCAAACCAAAGGCTGCGCCAAAACAGCCTTCAGCACCTGCACCTGCGAAGCCCGCAGCAAGTCAGCCGCCGCCGGATGACGGGCGTCGCCGCGTCGGATTGCCGGAAAAACTGCAGCGCAAACAGCAGCCCGCACAACCTGCCGCAAAGGCCCCGCCGCAGGCGGCGGCCAGAAAAGCGCCGCCATCGCCCCGCACACCGCAACCAGCTCAACCACAGGCAAGGCAGCCTTCCGCGCCGCCGTCGCCGAAAGTCAATGCGCCAGGGACGGCCAAGACTCCGCATACGCCACCACCGCTTCCTGCATTGCCCGGTGTGTTCGAGCCGCTGCCCAAGTACGAGCATACTTCCCCGGCGGATGGTGTGCCGACGGCAGTAACCGAACGTGCTGCAATGCCACCGCTGCCCCCGGCACCACCCGGCGGCTCGGGGGGAGATGGTGGCGGGGAAGTGCCGCGGCCAATGCCTTTGCCGGAACAAGGTCCGCCGGCGCACAGTGACCCGGCCTTGGCCTCGCTGAAGGAAGCGACAGATCTTTCGATCTGTCTTTTGGAATTGCTGAAGGCACTGAACTGGCGCGGCGACAAACGCCATATTGCCGAAGCGTTACCTCACTTCACGAACGAGCTCGATATCACCTCGTTCAGAAATATCATGGCGACGCTGCACTACCAGAGCCGCCCTGTGAAAATGCGCCTGACGAAAATCGATCCGCGCTTGTTCCCATGCCTGTATCTTCCTGAAGAAGGCGATGCGGTCATTTTGCTGAGCTATGAGCCGGATGGCTTGCGCGTTTTCGATGGCGGTATGAATCAGGAACGTGTGATGCCGCGTAGTGAAATGCGCGGCACGGTATATTTCTTCAGTCCCGTCGATACAGACGAAATACAGTCAACCCAAACCAAGCTCGGTTGGTTCCGTGCGGTCACGGAACGTTTTCGTGCACTGGTTTATCAAACACTCGGGATTACCTTCATACTCAATATTCTGGCGCTCGTGACGCCGCTGTTCGTGATGGCGGTCTATGACAAGGTTGTGGCGACAGGCTCGTTACCGACATTGGCTTTCTTCGCTTTCGGTGTCGGCATTGCAATCGGCTGCGATATTATCCTGCGCATGATCAGATCGAAGATCATGGCGTTCATCGGCGCCCGGCTGGACAACATTATCGGCATTGCCATCTTCCACAAAATTCTGTTCCTGCCACCGACATTTACCGAGCGTGCGACGATTGGTGCACAGATTGCCCGTATCAAGGATTTTGAAACGATCCGCGACTTCTTCACGGGCCCCATGGCACTTGTTCTGTTCGAATTGCCGTTCGTGTTCATCTTCATCATAACCATTGCCGCGCTAGCCGGGCCGGTGGTTTTCATATCTGTCATCATGATGGCGTGCTTCTTCATCCTTGGGCTGATCATAACGCCACTGCTGCGTCATTCGGTCGGCCGTGCGGCGCGCGCATCGTCCAAGAAACAGGAACTGATCGTCGAAACCCTCAGCGGTATGCGCGCGGTCAAGTACTGCGGCGCAGAAGAAAAATGGATGGAGCGGTTCCGCGAATACTCGGCGACGGCAGCTCTCAACAGTTTCTATACGGCACAGCTTTCCGCGCTGATGCAGACGATTTCGCATGTTTTAATGATCTCGGCCGGATTGGGGACCATAATTTTCGGTGTATTCCGGGTCATGAACGGTGATATGTCAGTTGGCGGGCTGGTGGCGTCGATGATTCTTGTGTGGCGGGTTCTGGCGCCGCTGCAGACCGGCTTTATCTCGCTGACGCGCCTGACACAGGTGAAATCCTCGATCGCACAGATCAACAACCTGATGAATATCAAGGGTGAGCGCGAACAGCATACGCTGGTCAATCCGATCAAACAGATTGAGGGGTTTGTGACTTTTGCCCGGGTTTCGATCCGCTACAGCCCGGATAGCGACCCGGCTCTGGTCGGTGTCAGCTTCGATCTCGAACCCGGAGAAGTTCTGTGTATTGTCGGCGGGAACGGATCCGGTAAATCGACTGCGTTGAAACTTCTGGCAGGCATGTATGCGCCGCAAGCAGGTTCGATCCGTATCGACAACATGGATATTCGTCAGATGGATACGGTCGAGCTTCGCCATGCCGTTGCCTATGTGCCGCAGACTGTTCAGTTCTTCTATGGAACGATTGCGCAGAACCTGCGCCTGGCGCATCCGACAGCGACGGACGAGGATATTTATCGTGCCTGTGAAATGGCGAGTGTGCTCGACGATGTCCTGGCACTGACACAAGGTTCGGGGAAATGGAAACGGGACGGTTTCGAAGTCCGCATCGGCGATTCCAGTTCCGGACAAATGCCGACCAGTTTGCTGCAGCGGCTCAATCTGGCGCGGGGTTACCTCAAACGTTCACCGATCATGTTGTTCGATGAGCCTGGCAACGGTCTTGATTTCGCAAGCGATCAGGCATTTATGAAGAACGTGGATCGGATGCGCGGCGATACGACAATTCTGATGGTGACGCACCGTCCAAGCCACCTTCGTCTCGCCGATAAGATTTTATGGCTCGAATACGGGAACGTACGTGCTTTCGGACCCGCCGCTGACGTTCTCAAGCAGATGCCGAAGGACTTTGTGTGA
- a CDS encoding ABC transporter transmembrane domain-containing protein codes for MGLAEKLKTSKPQGNELGRISYTPGGVFDLIVASVFINLLALAMPLTLLQVYDRIIPNSAEGTLILLISGVGTALILEACLRQGRSYVSGWMGARFEHLAGVAAVERLLNVSIVDYERQGSGVHLERFNALGPLKEFYAGQAILSLCDLPFAVLFLSAMYYLAGHLVLIPIALIIFFALAAMVVGSRLRKALESRMMADDRRYSFIIEVLGGIHTVKGLAMEEQMIRRYERLQETCATADYNVALHSSTASSTGALFSQLVLFCVVGYGATFVIDGELTVGGLAACTMLAGRSMQPLQKAVGIWTRFQSIQLSLDRVRQLFHMEEEKPAGLPLLPPIRGNLKLENMSFSYGKNKDGEDLPAVFKNINLEIESGETIGITGSGSSGKTTLLYIIMGVFAPAEGRILADGLDLHQYDPSSIRRQIAYLPQEGALFNGTILENVTMFRDEKIDEALDISRLLGLDNVVAHMPHGYETKVGDGAGDKLPKGIKQRIAIARALVDKPRVLLFDEANAAMDSAGDSTLRNLLERLKGRVTLILVTPRPSMLSLADRIFDIEDAHLVERQPESEKIGTSQGKGNS; via the coding sequence ATGGGCTTGGCTGAAAAGCTGAAAACGTCGAAGCCGCAGGGCAACGAGCTTGGCCGTATTTCGTATACGCCAGGCGGCGTGTTTGACCTGATCGTCGCTTCGGTTTTTATCAATCTGCTGGCGTTGGCGATGCCGCTGACGCTGCTGCAGGTCTATGACCGCATTATCCCGAATTCAGCAGAAGGAACGCTTATTCTGCTTATCAGCGGGGTCGGCACGGCGTTGATCCTCGAAGCCTGCCTGCGGCAGGGCCGGTCCTACGTCAGTGGCTGGATGGGCGCGCGCTTCGAACATCTGGCGGGTGTGGCTGCGGTGGAACGGCTGCTCAACGTCTCAATCGTCGACTACGAGCGCCAAGGGTCAGGGGTGCATCTGGAGCGTTTCAATGCTCTCGGCCCGCTTAAGGAATTTTATGCCGGTCAGGCCATTCTGTCGCTTTGCGATCTGCCGTTTGCGGTCCTGTTTCTGAGTGCCATGTATTATCTGGCGGGGCATCTGGTTCTTATTCCGATCGCCCTGATTATCTTCTTTGCCCTGGCTGCAATGGTTGTCGGCAGCAGGCTGCGCAAAGCGTTGGAAAGCCGGATGATGGCCGATGACCGCCGGTACAGCTTCATCATTGAGGTTCTGGGCGGTATCCACACCGTCAAGGGGCTGGCCATGGAAGAGCAGATGATCCGCCGATACGAGCGTCTGCAGGAAACCTGCGCTACTGCCGATTACAATGTTGCTCTGCATTCATCCACGGCCAGTTCGACCGGCGCTTTGTTTTCGCAATTGGTCCTGTTTTGCGTTGTCGGCTATGGCGCGACGTTCGTCATTGACGGCGAACTGACCGTCGGTGGTCTGGCCGCCTGCACCATGCTGGCAGGGCGCTCCATGCAGCCGTTGCAAAAAGCCGTCGGCATCTGGACCCGGTTCCAGTCGATCCAGTTGTCGCTCGACCGGGTCCGGCAACTATTTCATATGGAAGAGGAAAAGCCTGCCGGTCTGCCGCTCCTGCCGCCGATCCGCGGCAACCTGAAGCTCGAAAACATGAGCTTCTCATATGGCAAGAACAAGGACGGTGAAGACTTGCCGGCAGTGTTCAAGAACATCAATCTGGAAATTGAATCAGGTGAAACCATTGGCATCACGGGTTCAGGGTCCAGCGGCAAGACTACGCTTTTGTACATTATCATGGGTGTATTCGCGCCGGCCGAGGGCAGGATATTGGCCGACGGCCTGGACCTGCATCAATACGACCCGTCCAGTATACGCCGCCAGATCGCCTACTTGCCGCAGGAAGGTGCGCTGTTCAACGGGACAATCCTGGAAAACGTCACGATGTTTCGCGACGAGAAGATTGACGAGGCGTTGGATATTTCACGCCTTCTCGGTCTGGACAATGTTGTTGCACACATGCCGCATGGCTATGAAACCAAGGTTGGCGACGGTGCCGGCGACAAGCTGCCCAAGGGGATCAAACAACGTATCGCCATCGCCCGTGCGCTTGTCGACAAGCCCCGCGTTCTGTTGTTCGACGAAGCGAATGCGGCGATGGACAGTGCCGGCGATTCCACGCTCCGTAACCTGTTAGAACGCTTAAAGGGCAGGGTTACCCTGATCCTGGTGACGCCACGCCCATCCATGCTCAGCCTTGCGGACAGAATTTTTGATATCGAAGACGCTCATCTAGTGGAACGTCAGCCGGAGAGCGAAAAGATCGGAACCTCACAAGGGAAGGGGAACTCATGA